The genomic region TTAAAGAGCTTCCACTCACGAGGCAGGAGGATGTGCGGTGTATCGTGATTTGGCCATTTTTGCTTGGCCAAAATAAGGAAACAAAGTTTCCCAAGTCAACTCTTACTTCCTTAGGGGGTAAGAAAAATCAGTAATGATTACTAAGCTTCTGCATCTTCCATCCACGTCCTCCTCTTTATTAGCCTCTCCTTTGTCAAGAATTcatcacagacagacagacagaccacaACGTAGGGTCGAGCCCTGAGTTTGATTTTGTTCTAAACAGATGAAAAGCAACTCTGAATTACACGTGTTTGTTAATAGTAAGTGATCTGCTCATTTCCTTTGCATCAGTCTTTtccaaaacaacaacattattagCCAGCCTATTTTAGTGCTATAAAACCGGCAGTTGTACATAATCCCAGAGTCTACAGAACTGCACATTTATTTGGTGTTAACCGCTTGCTGGACTGATTCCCTTGAGTTTGCGTGTGTTCTGGCCAGCGCTGACAACAACATGGGAGTGATGCAGAATGGCTCGTCAACAAAACACATTTATGGGCTGCTCCcctctaaacaaaaacaaaaccaccctaTAAAAACAGACGCGTTCCTGTTTTTAATTATACTTGAAGCATTAAGTCAAATGCACTAATCACACGCAATACTGGTCCGCTTGGGCTGCAACATCCCCTTATTCTCCAGCCAAAAATCGTGTCTCCTAATTCGTGTCAATGCTTTGAGAAAACCTACCCTTCCGAAGTCCTGTTCCACTTCCTTCTCACAGATCCACCTGCAAACCGTGTCTAGAGTTAGCATTGGGATTTGACGGAATTGTGTCGAGCTAAAATCGAGAGAGGTTTCAGTTCACCCAGGACAGTACAATAGCCTGTTTTATACTGCAGAGCTGCAGGACAGACATTTCCCGAAGACGGTTATTTTGACAATCCCagcaaagaaaagcaaaaaagagaaagaaaaagatttaCGATTGCCATTAGTCATTTCACCCTAAACTCGGGGGCCATCGCCCTTAAGCCAAACAAGCAACCATCACCCCTTTGCTTTCTGATGCACGTGTAGCTGCAGTAGATGATTAACCAGGTCCCTTGCTGCGTACGCAGGAAAACATAACGCACAACACGGTGTCTGCTGGCAGgtttggaaattttgaaaaaagaaaaaaagaaaagaggtacGAGGGGGCAAAGTGCCGtcctttccctcccacctccccaacGGAGCCGAGTTTCTGACCTGCCCGTTTTTGTTTCTTCACAAAACTAACTTCAGACCCAACATCCCACTAATAGGTTATATGGGGGAAATCCTTCTTCGGGGCGAAATGTATCAATCAGCAAGCGCTCAGAAATTAGCAGCAGAGGGATAGAGGGGTATTTTTAAAGAGTGATTTTATAGTCGTTTTTCAATCGGTTTTTGCTTCTTACTTTTTTGAACCTATTGAATGTCTGGTCCATCGTGTTCCTAACACAGAGAATTTAGGGCTGCGAACGTAACAAAATGTCTAATCTATGATTCAGCCAAAAACCACACGGATTGAGGTGTGTATCTGCACGAGATTTTAAAAAGCGACCTTTCAATTGCAGTGGCTCTGAATTCCTCCCACCTTCGTCTCGCGGTGTAGCGGAGATGGAGTGAAATAACCAGGTGTGAACTCTTCGTGATTCTGACTCGGGGAAAGCAGTAAGGCACGTTCGAAACGAACCGCCAGaatatgctttaaaatatatGCCCCTTCTCAGCCTGTATTTTTATTGGTATTAAAATCACCACCACATTTTGGCATTGAAATGGGTCACGATGAATTAAGTTTGCACTTATGATTTCAGGGGGGGATGCGATGTGTATAGCCGGGCTATGAAGCCATACAGATGGAGTAAATTTCcattccttccccgccccccgccccccacactccTACACAATTAGGTTTTTATTTAGTCTGGGGTTTCAATTGCTGAACGTGCTTATTAAGTGACGGAGCATTTTATACCCTGAAAAAAATTGTAAAGCTccaaaattactatttttttcaAGCCTACCCCCTACAGTATAGACCTGTATATTATCTACAGCGAGTCATACACTGGAGTCTGTCCATATCACATTCGTGATCGAATGATTGTTCCTTGAGCGAGGGTACTGGACGATGCATTAGCTCCGAAGTTTCTTACTGAAGTGTTGCATGCTTAACATTTTGCAGCAGTGTCTTTAGGGGTCGGAGGGGGCTGTTTCTGGCCGTCACTCCCCCGCTGGGTTGTTCAGTAACTTGTCTCTAGGGCAGAGGACCCCTCTCTCAGGTGTGTATTGGTGACCTGGTCTAGCGTCTGCAGGCTTCTCCTCTCACAAGTCCTCTTGCTCTGCGTATGGTTTTTGTCTAACCTCCCTTCAGAGCCCTGACGCTACACGGGGTCAGACAAAGGGAAGATTTCCCCCATGCATAGGTCTGAGGCTGATTAAGGTTTGATGACTGAATTCAAAGTCCACAATCAACTAAATCACGGCTCAAAAGGTCTTTTCTAGCCAAGTGATGTAATGCTACAAGTGATCTGGTAGGCAGTTTCTGTACCATTAACGTGCGAGTATCTAATGGCAGTAAAATAGACCCTAGATATTATAGGATGGCGAATATAGACTTCGACGTGAACCTACAGCACCAATTGGCAGATTAAAGTTTAAACGGTAAAGCAAAGCGAACCTAACACAGCGACAAGCTGAGCTGTATGAATGGATAGAGAGCTATCCGATCAACGCTTCCTCCGTCCGGCAGTAGCTCCACCTTGCGAATATACCTCCGTCATTAACGGGAAAGTATCACCTCGCCTGATGCGCGTTGGAAAGGTTTTGCTTTAAATGAACGACACCTTCGAAATGCTCGGCAgattttcccctcctctctcaagcaaccttaactcccACCCCTGGCAATGGTAATGTTTAACATTCAGGTAAAATGCTGCCGTCACAGGGCACCCAGCAGTACCTAAATAatcaccccccgccccaagggATTCACACTGGAGCCCGCTGCAGAAGCGTAAAAGCCCTAAGCCAGTGCCAGAGCTAGGAGAGACTCTTCGCAGGGTTGTCTGCCCTGCCGCCTCTGAACTCTCCCCCTAGGAAACTTTCCCACTTGTGTCCAGCGTGCTCCGGGAGAGCCCACCGGCCTTCCGAACCTTTACCCCTTTGAAAGAGAGCCCTCCCCACCGCCTTTGTATCCCCGAGCACCTCCGTCAAACAACAAAGCAACGCGCCACGGTTTCGGGATGTCCACGGCGCAAGCATTCCGCCTGAAGGCCAGCCGGCTGAATTCGAACTCAGGATCTCCCCGCGTTcgcggaggaggaggagcagggctaGTTTGCCAACTAGAATCAGCCCCAGTTAGAAAGGAACAAGCGTCAACTCCCTGCCCACTGTGCCTGCCTGCAGGAGTTTAGAGCAGAGGAgaagctgcgggggcggggggggggagatattATATTTGCTCATATGTGATTAAGATGAAACGCGGGTTGGGATTTGGAACGGGACCAGCCGAGGTACACTttggccccctggtgagggcaaAGCTTCTGGATCGTGTACGTGGGAAGAGAGGGGGTTAAAGACTGAACCGCGGATCCACACCAGGGATCTGAAGCGTTATTGATGGATGGGGTGTTATCTATACTGCAAATGTAACTGGAGAAATTCAGACGAAACGAGCGGACATTTCATTGCCACACAAAatacccccccacccacacacacacgtgccTAATACTAAGGTGGTATTTCATTGCATTATCCTCTCCCAACTTTCTCCCCCACGCCCCCCACAGAATTTTTGGGTTGTCCCCGAAGTTTTGATTGTTCTAACTGGGATATTTATAACTTTCTTTCGGGTTGAGAGCCGGTGCTCTGCATTTCTGTCTGCGACCCAGTGTATGGTTCATTTTAAACGGAACACAAATAAAGCAAGTCGTCGCATCTTTGTCTAATGCCCGGGCTGGAAAAGTAGAAATAACCACTGGGATTCGAGCTGAAAAAAACACCGAGTGTATATTACATTTAACTCTTTCCGTGCTGCAACAGACTTGAGATCGAGCCCTGGGGCTACTTTTAAATACTCTTGCTTTTCCCTGTTTGGGATTTGAATAGAATCTTTTTCACGAGgggagggtaaaaaaaaaaaaaaaaagtaccaccACGTTTTTTCCCTGAAAGGTGTCTCTGTCCATCCTGAAAATCAGCCTGGACTTTTGTGTGCGCATCAGAAACTAAGTAGTTGAATAATGACACAGGCAGAAAAATGACAGTGGTATTATTACTGTGGATGTCGAAAGAGTCAGGTGGAGGAAGGAAACCCGGCAGACTCAAGTAGAGAATGATCATTTCAACACGTTCTCTGTGTTCCAGGTGGGGGTTTAAAGGGAGACATTAACACTGTTGGTCTAGGGTAAAGCTCATTATCGCAGAAAtgttccttgtttgtttgtttatgttccTCTTGCACcgatttgcttttttcccccctctacaTCTTCAGCTGTAATTCTCTGTGCTCCTCTTTTTGTCTCCTCTAGCTGGTGCTTTTCTCAAAACGGCCACGTGGGGTCGTCCTTTATGTCTGTTTGAGCgtaaaaacagttaaaaaaaaagccttaatCTCCTTTAATCGTTACAAAATGTTCAAACAAAAACACAGTCCTGTTACtggaccccccccaaaaaaatcttacaaccCGATTCTTCTTTGCATGCAGTCACTCGAGGAGCAGAAGAGGAAATCAAAGATCTTCCTTAGAACTGAAATGTAATTACCGTCCATTTTCCCCTTCGCCCCGATATTTGCAATAGTCTGGGCCAGCGCTAACTGCTTTcctgggggggaggtatttttaaCTTGAGCTTTTCTTCGATTATATAACGACAGCTGGCACACACCGACTGTGGGCAACTATTCTTTATTTTCGTCTTTTTCccaaccctctctctctctcacacacacccccccacacgcAGCGATCATGGCTGAATCCTCCAACAAATTAAGTGTTTTGACTGGGCCCCTGGAAAGCGGACAATTAAAAGTTGCCCTCAAACcattccctcctcccactcccacaaAACAGAGTGGGCAGAGGGACTTCGTTATATTTAGAACAAAGGGATGGCCAGCGAGTGAAACATGCGCTGGATCTGcccccccccctgcccctttCTTCTTTGTGAATTACACAGGctaagagagaaagggaggagagggagacagAAAGGGGGGGGGAGCAGATCGGGGAGAGAAAGTGGGAAGATTAAaacatgaaagaaagaaagaaagaagaagaaaaaaagaaaggtttggaGTTGCTGCCTGGTCTTGTTCTCCAGCTGCTAGTCAGCTGACTCGTCGGGAGCTGTCACATTGTGGGAGCCCGGCCCCTCCTCCGGCAGCCCCAGGATCTCCGCGGCCGAGCTCCCATTGGAGAAGCTGCCTGGCggtcccagccccctctccctgaGTGTCATCGGGAAAGGAATATAAGCAGCCAGGGGGGCTGTCTCGCAAATCACAGCTGCACAACAGGAGCTGGAGGCGGCAGCTAAAGCCGAGACAAgatttccccacctcccccaccccttcccttcatcgcgagcgaaaaaaaaaaaaaacctccagccACCAAAATCACCCACCCAGCAGCAACCCTCCAGCACACGCCGCCCGCTGCTCTGCCTGGAAAGTTGCAGCGGGCTCCGGCTCCGCTCCTGCAgtggagcggggggcgggggagggacggGGACGACGAGGCTCAGGACTTACAAACCGACCCCCGCCGGGGCACAGAATATCTCCTGCTTTTTCCTTTGCAAGAGAGGCCAGGCTGCACCGCCAGCATTGCGGAGGGGAGGCTCCTGCCGCTTCCTGCCTCCCACCTCGCCCGTGGGCTTTTCTTAGCCGTGGGAGCCGCTGCAGCCTGCATTGCATTGCAGACGCCGCTACCCCACGCCTCGCGGCCCGGgtgcctccgcctcctccgccCGCTTGGCTCGGCTGCCCTCCGCCAGcccgcagcagccgccgccgcgaAGTTGACCTGGAGTCCGAGGGAGCGCGGCCAGCTCTCCCCCCAGACGGTGCCCTGGAGTGAGCGCTCCAGCCCAGAGGTGCCTGCGAGACAGCCATGGCCGGCGAGCTGAGCATCGGACCCGAGCTGCCCACCAGCCCCCTGGCCATGGAGTACGTCAACGACTTCGACCTGATGAAATTCGACGTGAAGAAGGAGCCTCTGGGCAGAGCCGAGCGGCCCGGCCGCCACTGCACCCGCCTGCAGCCGGCCGGCTCcgtctcctccacccccatcagCACGCCCTGTAGCTCGGTGCCCTCCTcgcccagcttcagccccacggAGCAGAAGACCCACCTGGAGGACCTGTACTGGATGGCCAACAGCTACCAGCAGATGAACCCCGAGACGCTCAGCCTCACCCCGGAGGACGCGGTGGAAGCCCTCATCGGGTCCCACCAGATGCCCCAGCAGCTCCAAAGCTTTGAGAGCTTCCgggcccaccaccaccaccaccatcaccagcagcagcaccaccaccagtaCCCGGGGGTCACCCACGAGGACCTGGTCAACAGCGGGCACCCGCACCAccatcaccatcaccaccaccaccaccaccaggcgtctcccaccccttccacctcctccacctcctcccagcagctgcagaacgcccaccagcagcccccttccTCCAACAGCGTGGAAGACAGGTTCTCGGACGAACAGCTGGTCTCCATGTCGGTGAGGGAGCTCAACAGGCACCTGAGGGGCTTCACCAAGGACGAGGTGATCCGCCTCAAGCAGAAGAGGAGGACGTTGAAGAACAGGGGCTATGCCCAGTCCTGCAGGTATAAGCGAGTCCAGCAGAAGCACCACCTGGAGAACGAGAAGACCCAGCTGATCCAGCAGGTGGAACAGCTCAAGCAAGAGGTGACCCGGCTGGCCAGAGAAAGAGATGCCTACAAGCTCAAGTGTGAGAAACTTGCCAGCAATGGCTTCAGGGAGGCCGGATCCACCAGTGACAACCCATCTTCTCCCGAGTTCTTCATGTGAGTCCTTTAAACACAGAACCCCCCCCgatctcctccccccgcccctccgcttcccccatcctcctctgACATCTCCATCCATCTGCTTGCTTGAGTagagagaaagaagggagaggaagaagagagactTAATACTTGCAGCATCCTGTCTCCTAGATTAGCTGTGAAAAGTAGGCtaggggggaggtgggagagaaaGAGATGTGCAACTTTTTATCTTTAGTTCGCCAGCTAAAGAAAACAGAAGAAAGGAAGGACACGTCAAGCGTTTTTATAGATCGCTTGCTTTCAGAACTGTGTGGGCTcgttgtggtttgtttgtttttttaaaaaagggacaaTGAACAAGCGATCGATCACATATTACCTGTTTGGGAGTAAAGGAAAGAAGACTCAcgcagcagcatctcctgcacATGCTACCTGCTTGGGAAGGAGAATAAGGGAAGGACAATATATGCAAACCCTTCATACATTGCCTGCTTTGAGAAGTAGTTACGGGACTCAGATGGGACATTCAGTACGAGACAAGAAAAAACATCAGTTTTATTGCCTGCTTGATTATATAGAAAAAAATACgaaaatctgcattaaaaatattaatcctgCATGCTGGACATGTATGGTAATAATTTCTATTTTGTACCATTTTCTTGTTTAACTTTAGCATGTTGATCATCGTTCATAGCTTTGTTTCATTGATAAGAAAAGCATCACAAGTTATCAACTTTTTACTGCTTGTGcagtttttgttgggtttttttgtttgtttggggttttttgttttgtgttttgttataGTTGTTAGCTTGTAAATATCTGCCACATCACACGGCACAGGAAG from Natator depressus isolate rNatDep1 chromosome 13, rNatDep2.hap1, whole genome shotgun sequence harbors:
- the MAFB gene encoding transcription factor MafB, producing the protein MAGELSIGPELPTSPLAMEYVNDFDLMKFDVKKEPLGRAERPGRHCTRLQPAGSVSSTPISTPCSSVPSSPSFSPTEQKTHLEDLYWMANSYQQMNPETLSLTPEDAVEALIGSHQMPQQLQSFESFRAHHHHHHHQQQHHHQYPGVTHEDLVNSGHPHHHHHHHHHHHQASPTPSTSSTSSQQLQNAHQQPPSSNSVEDRFSDEQLVSMSVRELNRHLRGFTKDEVIRLKQKRRTLKNRGYAQSCRYKRVQQKHHLENEKTQLIQQVEQLKQEVTRLARERDAYKLKCEKLASNGFREAGSTSDNPSSPEFFM